A stretch of the Brevundimonas sp. MF30-B genome encodes the following:
- the htpX gene encoding zinc metalloprotease HtpX gives MNHLKTSALLAVMTALFMGLGYLIGGVGGMAIAFVIALGLNIFSYWNADKMVLKMYRAQVVDESHPNAVVRAYVADVVQMAADAGLPRPAIAIIPTDQPNAFATGRNPANAAVCATTGLLDMLNRDEVRGVMAHELAHVKNRDTLIMTVTATIAGAIAMLANFALFFGGDRDRPGGIIGTIALMLLAPMAAGLVQMAISRAREYEADRVGAEIARDPQALASALQKIEAYAKRIENPTAERNPASGQLFIINPLTGRGADNLFSTHPNTGNRVRALMELGAKMGMSRPAPTALADPAPRASTAVPTSTDAPQGPRGPWG, from the coding sequence ATGAATCATCTGAAGACCTCCGCCCTTCTGGCCGTGATGACCGCCCTGTTCATGGGCCTGGGCTACCTCATCGGCGGCGTCGGCGGCATGGCGATCGCCTTCGTGATCGCTCTGGGGCTGAACATCTTCAGCTACTGGAACGCCGACAAGATGGTGCTGAAGATGTACCGGGCGCAGGTGGTGGACGAGAGCCACCCCAACGCCGTGGTGCGCGCCTATGTGGCGGACGTGGTGCAGATGGCGGCCGACGCCGGTCTGCCGCGACCGGCCATCGCCATCATCCCGACCGATCAGCCCAACGCCTTCGCCACAGGCCGAAATCCGGCCAATGCGGCCGTCTGCGCCACCACCGGCCTGCTGGACATGCTGAACCGCGACGAAGTACGCGGCGTGATGGCCCACGAACTGGCCCATGTGAAGAACCGCGACACCCTGATCATGACCGTGACGGCCACCATCGCCGGCGCCATCGCCATGCTGGCCAACTTCGCCCTGTTCTTCGGCGGCGACCGGGATCGGCCGGGCGGCATCATCGGGACCATCGCGTTGATGCTGCTGGCGCCCATGGCGGCCGGTCTGGTGCAGATGGCCATTAGCCGCGCCCGTGAATACGAGGCCGACCGCGTCGGAGCCGAGATCGCCCGCGATCCCCAGGCCCTGGCCTCGGCGCTGCAGAAGATCGAGGCCTACGCCAAGCGGATCGAGAACCCTACGGCCGAGCGCAATCCGGCCTCGGGCCAGCTGTTCATCATCAATCCCCTGACGGGACGTGGCGCCGACAACCTGTTCTCGACCCACCCCAACACCGGCAACCGCGTGCGCGCCCTGATGGAGCTGGGTGCGAAGATGGGCATGAGCCGTCCGGCGCCCACCGCTTTGGCGGACCCCGCTCCGCGCGCCTCGACGGCGGTTCCGACCTCGACGGATGCACCCCAGGGGCCACGCGGCCCCTGGGGCTGA
- a CDS encoding DUF1674 domain-containing protein: MTDQPTPPEEDIAPRHNADVPHATPERPLSDAARRALLEAAERREADIAPDLPPEDGGPRGPEPTRYGDWEKKGLAIDF; the protein is encoded by the coding sequence GTGACCGATCAGCCCACCCCGCCCGAAGAAGACATCGCGCCGCGTCACAACGCAGACGTGCCGCACGCCACGCCTGAACGACCGCTCAGCGACGCGGCCCGTCGCGCCCTGCTGGAGGCCGCTGAACGCCGCGAGGCCGACATTGCCCCTGACCTTCCGCCCGAGGACGGCGGTCCGCGCGGGCCCGAGCCCACCCGCTACGGCGACTGGGAGAAGAAGGGGCTGGCGATCGATTTTTAG